One region of Rhizoctonia solani chromosome 9, complete sequence genomic DNA includes:
- a CDS encoding ICE-like protease (caspase) p20 domain protein produces the protein MLEDCEPHVPGAWIHPSQAVVVVPEPLIGVGDEGSVETNVNLWRCLGDAIRHGDSMPTDKSTYNSKGPAKQLKHGYKKENIRILLARAVNANQYKCQPTKKNIVKSLEWLVRGTRRGDYRYFHFSGHGEIFEDPSGKLARKIPEGGVDPKEDDSELYGDQTDKLRVTSQTIDVSELKRYSEALSAYCHDKPPHATREFDVVDWQNSYRIRDEELNQVFSSLPEGSTLTCTIDCCHSGRIANNNFKLLGAGFRGSMVCDENTGLEQPVSQIPPLQDVHSRVGAEPEINGGVILRNGPISERYEAKICLPLQSSLHGSMGLSEVRRMNDMDTIESCEFPRGLTGFATSVYRYFCPPTLVPESDKQGDNIMTSGKVKMEEKLPPDEVQKDNIKANMAFVKGVEEVSGRTSTVGELFDIVK, from the exons ATGTTAGAAGATTGTGAACCTCATGTTCCTGGAGCATGGATACACCCCTCACAAGCTGTAGTAGTGGTGCCAGAACCGCTCATTGGAGTTGGTGATGAGGGAAGTGTAGAGACTAACGTTAACCTTTGGCGCTGTCTTGGAGACGCAATTCGACATGGCGATTCAATGCCTACGGATAAATCAACTTACAACTCAAAAGGACCAGCCAAACAAC TGAAGCATGGATATAAGAAAGAAAATATCCGAATTTTACTAGCAAGGGCAGTGAATGCCAACCAATACAAATGTCAACCAACCAAAAAGAACATT GTCAAGAGCTTGGAATGGTTGGTTCGTGGTACTCGGAGGGGGGATTATCGTTACTTTCACT TCAGTGGGCATGGTGAGATTTTTGAAGATCCTTCTGGAAAATTGGCAAGAAAAATCCCAGAGGGTGGGGTTGACCCAAAAGAGGACGATTCAGAGCTTTATGGAGATCAAACCGATAAACTACGGGTCACCTCACAAACGATTGATGTCTCTGAGCTAAAGCGTTACAGTGAAG CACTTTCGGCCTACTGTCATGATAAGCCGCCACATGCCACTCGTGAATTTGACGTCGTAGACTGGCAAAACAGCTACCGAATACGCGACGAG GAGCTGAATCAGGTTTTTTCCTCCCTACCTGAGGGATCTACATTAACG TGTACAATCGAT TGCTGCCATAGTGGAAGGATAGCAA ACAATAACTTCAAATTGCTGGGCGCTGGATTTCGTGGCTCTATGGTATGCGACGAAAACACAGGGCTGGAGCAACCTGTATCACAAATCCCCCCATTACAAGACGTACATTCTCGGGTTGGTGCAGAGCCCGAGATCAACGGGGGTGTGATCTTGAGAAATGGCCCAATCAGTGAGCGCTATGAGGCTAAGATTTGTTTACCTTTACAATCATCACTCCATGGATCTATGGGACTCAGTGAAGTTCGGCGCATGAATGATATGGATACTATAGAGTCATGCGAGTTTCCTCGAGGACTGACCGGCTTCGCCACAAGTGTATATCGATACTTTTGCCCTCCAACCTTGGTTCCTGAATCCGACAAACAAGGGGACAACATTATGACTTCCGGCAAAGTCAAAATGGAAGAGAAACTACCACCAGATGAAGTACAAAAGGATAATATAAAGGCTAACATG GCGTTCGTCAAGGGGGTGGAAGAGGTTAGCGGAAGGACATCTACCGTGGGCGAGCTCTTTGATATTGTTAAGTAA